A window of the Lactuca sativa cultivar Salinas chromosome 5, Lsat_Salinas_v11, whole genome shotgun sequence genome harbors these coding sequences:
- the LOC111881487 gene encoding uncharacterized protein LOC111881487 isoform X2: MEEEKAAAYYDELTRKGGGAARFKQGLGFSSSSPDVTGNSNHSDAVPARGSALPSSSSFLSSFVRASSPSKSSDQKQAQIESIQNKLKKKPNSSSSSRVSDDHHFRDRESDKHSSRRRRSRSRSRDGDERSRNRRRHRSSSRDRDRKEEKDRYRDRGKGSRRRSRSLSPRHRRSEKSRADDDDRNARKEKTGRVDYAKLIEGYDKMSPAERVKAKMKLQLSATAKQDEANGMGSGWERFDFDKDAPLDDEEIEAAEDDVDLVKHIGQTFRFSAVEARREEKIKATHDEAIFGSSSLAPPVDTDSEAEGNDITRESPETAPVATSLISDQVIATRLVA; this comes from the exons ATGGAGGAAGAAAAAGCCGCAGCATACTACGATGAGCTTACTCGCAAAGGCGGTGGGGCCGCCAGATTCAAACAAGGGCTTGGATTTTCCTCTTCTTCACCCGATGTCACCGGTAACAGCAACCATAGCGACGCAGTACCCGCCAGAGGCTCGGCTCTTCCATCTTCTTCGTCGTTCCTCAGCAGTTTCGTCAGAGCTTCGAGTCCTTCTAAGTCTTCTGATCAGAAACAAGCTCAAATCGAATCTATCCAAAACAAGCTCAAGAAAAAACCTAATTCGTCTTCTTCGTCTAGGGTTTCAGACGATCATCATTTTCGAGATAGAGAAAGTGATAAACATTCTTCGAGACGTCGGAGAAGTAGAAGTAGAAGCAGAGATGGTGATGAGCGTTCGAGGAATCGGCGTAGGCATAGGTCGAGTAGTAGAGATAGAGATAGGAAGGAAGAAAAGGATCGGTATAGGGATAGAGGTAAGGGAAGCCGGAGGAGGAGTAGAAGCTTGTCTCCCCGGCATCGGAGATCGGAAAAGAGCAGAGCTGATGATGATGACAGGAATGCTAGAAAGGAGAAAACCGGTAGAGTTGATTATGCAAAATTGATTGAAGGCTATGACAAAATG TCACCAGCAGAAAGGGTCAAAGCAAAGATGAAGCTCCAGCTTTCTGCAACTG CCAAACAAGACGAAGCAAATGGCATGGGATCAGGATGGGAGAGGTTTGACTTTGACAAAGATGCTCCACTTGATGATGAGGAGATTGAAG CTGCAGAAGATGATGTCGATTTAGTGAAGCACATTGGTCAAACATTTCGGTTTTCTGCTGTGGAG GCAAGAAGAGAGGAGAAGATAAAGGCTACTCATGATGAGGCCATTTTTGGAAGTTCATCGCTTGCACCACCTGTGGATACAGACAGTGAAGCAGAAGGAAATGATATTACAAGAGAAAGTCCCGAAACTGCCCCTGTTGCAACAAGTCTTATAAGTGATCAG GTCATTGCAACAAGGCTCGTGGCGTGA
- the LOC111881487 gene encoding uncharacterized protein LOC111881487 isoform X1: MEEEKAAAYYDELTRKGGGAARFKQGLGFSSSSPDVTGNSNHSDAVPARGSALPSSSSFLSSFVRASSPSKSSDQKQAQIESIQNKLKKKPNSSSSSRVSDDHHFRDRESDKHSSRRRRSRSRSRDGDERSRNRRRHRSSSRDRDRKEEKDRYRDRGKGSRRRSRSLSPRHRRSEKSRADDDDRNARKEKTGRVDYAKLIEGYDKMSPAERVKAKMKLQLSATAKQDEANGMGSGWERFDFDKDAPLDDEEIEAAEDDVDLVKHIGQTFRFSAVEARREEKIKATHDEAIFGSSSLAPPVDTDSEAEGNDITRESPETAPVATSLISDQVRSLQQGSWRDRIRKA, translated from the exons ATGGAGGAAGAAAAAGCCGCAGCATACTACGATGAGCTTACTCGCAAAGGCGGTGGGGCCGCCAGATTCAAACAAGGGCTTGGATTTTCCTCTTCTTCACCCGATGTCACCGGTAACAGCAACCATAGCGACGCAGTACCCGCCAGAGGCTCGGCTCTTCCATCTTCTTCGTCGTTCCTCAGCAGTTTCGTCAGAGCTTCGAGTCCTTCTAAGTCTTCTGATCAGAAACAAGCTCAAATCGAATCTATCCAAAACAAGCTCAAGAAAAAACCTAATTCGTCTTCTTCGTCTAGGGTTTCAGACGATCATCATTTTCGAGATAGAGAAAGTGATAAACATTCTTCGAGACGTCGGAGAAGTAGAAGTAGAAGCAGAGATGGTGATGAGCGTTCGAGGAATCGGCGTAGGCATAGGTCGAGTAGTAGAGATAGAGATAGGAAGGAAGAAAAGGATCGGTATAGGGATAGAGGTAAGGGAAGCCGGAGGAGGAGTAGAAGCTTGTCTCCCCGGCATCGGAGATCGGAAAAGAGCAGAGCTGATGATGATGACAGGAATGCTAGAAAGGAGAAAACCGGTAGAGTTGATTATGCAAAATTGATTGAAGGCTATGACAAAATG TCACCAGCAGAAAGGGTCAAAGCAAAGATGAAGCTCCAGCTTTCTGCAACTG CCAAACAAGACGAAGCAAATGGCATGGGATCAGGATGGGAGAGGTTTGACTTTGACAAAGATGCTCCACTTGATGATGAGGAGATTGAAG CTGCAGAAGATGATGTCGATTTAGTGAAGCACATTGGTCAAACATTTCGGTTTTCTGCTGTGGAG GCAAGAAGAGAGGAGAAGATAAAGGCTACTCATGATGAGGCCATTTTTGGAAGTTCATCGCTTGCACCACCTGTGGATACAGACAGTGAAGCAGAAGGAAATGATATTACAAGAGAAAGTCCCGAAACTGCCCCTGTTGCAACAAGTCTTATAAGTGATCAG GTTAGGTCATTGCAACAAGGCTCGTGGCGTGATCGTATTCGTAAAGCTTGA